Part of the Henckelia pumila isolate YLH828 chromosome 2, ASM3356847v2, whole genome shotgun sequence genome is shown below.
TTCAACCGTTTCACGACTTGTATTTTTGTTACAATCTCAATTTCATATTCGCAGCAATGGAAGGCGGAAGATCGGGCAACTATGGCCGTGGTGGAGGACGGGGCTATCGTCGGGCCCAAGGTTCCGGCGGTAGAGAACCTCACCGTCAGCCACGGCCTCAGCAGCAGTGGGCCGAACGATCTGAACACCCTCATCAACAAGGAGCGGGCCGAGGTCAGCACCATCAGCCACGGCCACAGCAGCAGTGGGCCGAACGCCCTCCTCAACAAGGAGTGGGCCGAGGTGCCGGAGGAGGACGAACGGGGGCTGGGGGACCGTGGGGTCAACCTCGTACGCCTTCGTCATTTCCGGTTCAGTCTCCGGCTCATCCTCCACCTCCTCCCCGCACAACTTCTGGTATTAATCTTTTTACCTTTTTGACTCTATTCTGTGGTGGATGTCATTTGCATGCCACGAATTTCATTTgggattcttgaatttcttgtgctcttcttttatttatttgtttattattattattattattatttttcatgtgATTTCATGTGGTTTCTCGATAGTTTTGATGCGATTTAGTCAGGGTGTTAGGCAATAccttaaactttttttttcatcCCTTCTTAAATTTCTGGTTAAATGCCGTGTACTGAAGTTTTGGTTTTAAATCTtattatttcttgtttttgcgTTTTAAAGTGCTTCGGGAATTTATTTCAGAAAGTTGTAGTTAATTAAAAGAGTAAAGATCTAATTTGAATGGTGAATCTCCTGGATGCTTTATATTCAAGAtgtatatttcaaaattttgtattaTAACGATGGACTGCACCTTGTTTGAGAGCTGTTTGATGTCATTATTCTTTTAGGTTTTTGTTACTGATTATGAGATCCACTTTAAATCTTATGGCCTTTTGGTTGTTTTCTTCAGACGAGCTTGACATCCGATCATGCACGATTTCGCCACCGCAGCCTCTATCGCCTCCATGCCTCGCATCAGAAGGGGAAGAGAATGGTATTCAGCCTATTAGCAGACCTGATCAGGGTGGTCGGCAATATGTCAGGTCCATCAAGCTTCTTGTTAACCATTTCCCTGTCATATTTGATCCTCGGAGTACTATTTTTCACTACGATGTGGACGTCAAGCCTGTGACTCCCGATGACAACCGATCTATGAAAAGAACAGTGAGGAAATCTGATTTGCGTTTGATCAGGGATAAGCTGTGCTTTGATAAACCAGACACTTTTCCGATCCTTAAGACTGCTTATGATGGCGAAAAGAACATATTTAGCGCAGTATCTCTGCCAAGTGGACAATATATGGTGGAACTTTCTGATGGGGAAAATACCAGGGGCCGTTCTTATTTGTTCACAATCAAATTTGTGAATGAGTTGAAACTATGCAAGCTGAGTGAATATCTGCGTGGGGAACTCTCCTACATTCCTCGTGATGTATTGCAGGGGATGGACTTGGTAATGAAAGAAAATCCTGCTAGGCAGCGAAACTGTGTTGGAGGTGTTTATTACTCCTCGGACTACAGGAGAGAGGATGACTTGCATAATGGAGTCGCAGTTTATAGAGGCTTTCGGCAGAGCCTGAAGCCTACCTCACAAGGTCTTTCTTTGTGTTTGGACTACTCTGTTTTAGCATTCCGGAAGCCAATGTCTGTCATAGATTATCTTAAGGAAAACGTTCAACAAATTAAATCAATAGAGGATATCAAACGTTTTAGATCACTGGCCATCAAGGCTCTCAAAGGGTTGAAAGTAAGAGTCACGCACCGACCCTGTAAACAGAAGTATCCCATTGTAGGTCTTGCTGAAAAGGATACTTGCAATAGTTGGTTTGATCTGGTTGATCGTGAAGGTAATAATCCACCAAGAAAAACGAGCCTTGTTGCCTATTTTCAGGAAAAGTGGGGAAGAAATATTGAAAACCCAAATATTCCTTGTTTACAACTTGGGAGAAGCAACAAATCACCGGATGAAGTTCCATTGGAATTCTGTGTCTTGGTTGAGGGTCAGAGGTACCCCAAGGAGAATTTGGACTATGATAGAGCCAAGTATTTGAAAGACTTATCAGTTGCTAAGCCTGGCAACCGACAAAGGGCGATCAATGAAATGTTGCAAGCTAATGATGGACCTTGCGGGTACGCAATAGTTTTCCGATCCCTTGTTTTGATTATCTTTGTTGTTTGCATGGAAAATCTTTTTGCAACTGGTTAGTTTTCTTGCGGTCTGCATATTGAAATATTTCTTCTTCGTATAAGTTATTAGTTTGTCAACTTATCTTTAGATTACCCAGCTTGTTTATTTCGTATGGACAATTATaggctaattttttttaattaattaattaaaatgcaGTATATGTCTGTGATGAAAATActgttgtttatgaacatctgTCTTTCGAATTACGAAATTGTTTCCTGTACTAATTATCATGAAATTATTACAACTAAAGTTTAGAAATGACAAAAGTAGGGAACACTAGTTAGTTTTTGAACTTCCAGTACAAGTTCAAAAAAGGAATAAAATGGCAGTGAAACTGCAacctttttgaaattttgttttcaaaatttttgggggTATTAGAACCTTTGGTCTATGAATTGCCTGTGATATTGCATTTCTTTTTTTCCTATAGCGAAAAATGGTAGTTCCTTGGACAATCGATGTGAGGAATTTTCGACTGAGTTATTTCTGAAGTTACCTGTTCCTTCTTTATTGCAGGGTTCTCATTGGTAATTTTGGAATTCAAGTGGATAAAAATATGACTAAGGTTGGCGGTCGTGTGATCGGTGCTCCAGAGTTGAGAATAGGAGGTTCTCGAAGTGTGAAGGTGGATGGAGAGAAGTGCCAGTGGAATCTTACTGGTGATAGATGTCTAGTAGATGGGAAAGCAGTTGCTCGCTGGGCTTTGATAGATTTTACTGATGGTGAACGATATAATAGGCTGCAGAAGGAAATGTTCATTGGCAATCTGAAGTCTCGCTGTGGAAAACTAGGTATTCGTATGGACGATCCTCTTGTTTGCCAGCTGGCACCTATGCGTAGATTTTCATCTGTTGAGGGTCTTGAGAATCTCCTGAAAGATGTAGTTGATAAAGCTAGAAGTCAGAGCAAAGAAAATTTACAAATAATTGTTTGTGTGATGGCTAATAAGGATCCTGGATACAAGTTTCTCAAGTGGGTCTCTGAAACTAAAATTGGTGTCTTGACCCAATGTTGCTTGTCCTCCCAGGCCAATAAGGGACAGGACCAGTATCTAGCTAATCTTTGTCTCAAGATCAATGCTAAACTTGGGGGCAGCAACTTCGAGCTGATGACGAAGCGGCTTCCTCTTTCTTATGATCAAGAAGACCAAATGATGTTTATAGGAGCTGATGTGAATCACCCTGCACCAAATAATGATTCATGCCCCTCAATTGCTGCAGTTGTAGGCACTGTTAACTGGCCTGCTGCAAATCGATATGCTGCTAGGGTCAGTCCCCAAGCCCATCGCGCAGAAAAGATTTCCAATTTCGGAGGCATGTGTTTAGATTTGATCAAAACTTACACTATGCTCAACGGCGCTAGACCGAGCAGGATTGTGATCTTTCGAGATGGTGTTAGCGAGGGGCAATTCGTAATGGTGTTAGCTGAGGAGCTGCGTGACATAAAGAGTGCGATTTATGAAGACCATTATCGACCAAAAATCACTCTTATTGTTGTTCAGAAGCGCCACCAGACTCGTCTTTTTGGTGAGGGCAGAAATGACGTGGGGCCAACCGGCAATGTGCCTCCAGGAACTGTGGTGGACACAGTTATCGTTCATCCTATCTACTTTGATTTCTATCTCTGCAGCCATTATGGAGGTTTAGGTACAAGCAAGCCAACGCACTACCACGTGCTTTGGGATGAGAATCTCTTTACATCTGATCAGTTGCAGGAACTCATTTACGACATGTGCTTCACCTTTGCTCGGTGCACAAAGCCGGTGTCGCTTGTACCGCCAGTCTACTATGCCGATCTTGTCGCGTACCGGGGGCGTTTGTTCCAAGAGGCAGCAATGGAGTCTCAATCTCGTTTCTCAACGTCGTCTTCTCATGTGATAAGCTCGACTTCATTGTCTACCGCCTGGTGTGACAAGAGACTCTACAATCTGCACCCCGAATTGGAGAACATCATGTTCTTTGTTTGAATAGCAACCCCTTTTACTATTCATTTAGTAAAGACGGGTTTGTGCGCGAATCTAACGGGGGGGTTTTCTTGTATATCGTTCATTCCTCAAAGCAGTTGCATTGAGTTTTGAGAAACAAGCATCCCCTGGTCTTCCCCCCTTGTGTGTTTTCTGTTCACTGTGTGTTTGGGTTTGTCTGTGTATGTGATTTGTTTGTGTCAAATAAAAAACGAGATATTGTGCATAAGTCTCGTTTTCTTTCCTATGATGGCATTTAGATTCATAAGTCTGGAATTATTGTTGAACCAAAGATTATGATGAATTTTAAATGTTTGGAAGTATTTCATACTTACTAGTAATTAGTGTTTTGAATTTAATAATGTTTGATATTTTGCCATTAATATTCGTTTCTATTTGA
Proteins encoded:
- the LOC140882605 gene encoding protein argonaute 2-like, with amino-acid sequence MEGGRSGNYGRGGGRGYRRAQGSGGREPHRQPRPQQQWAERSEHPHQQGAGRGQHHQPRPQQQWAERPPQQGVGRGAGGGRTGAGGPWGQPRTPSSFPVQSPAHPPPPPRTTSDELDIRSCTISPPQPLSPPCLASEGEENGIQPISRPDQGGRQYVRSIKLLVNHFPVIFDPRSTIFHYDVDVKPVTPDDNRSMKRTVRKSDLRLIRDKLCFDKPDTFPILKTAYDGEKNIFSAVSLPSGQYMVELSDGENTRGRSYLFTIKFVNELKLCKLSEYLRGELSYIPRDVLQGMDLVMKENPARQRNCVGGVYYSSDYRREDDLHNGVAVYRGFRQSLKPTSQGLSLCLDYSVLAFRKPMSVIDYLKENVQQIKSIEDIKRFRSLAIKALKGLKVRVTHRPCKQKYPIVGLAEKDTCNSWFDLVDREGNNPPRKTSLVAYFQEKWGRNIENPNIPCLQLGRSNKSPDEVPLEFCVLVEGQRYPKENLDYDRAKYLKDLSVAKPGNRQRAINEMLQANDGPCGVLIGNFGIQVDKNMTKVGGRVIGAPELRIGGSRSVKVDGEKCQWNLTGDRCLVDGKAVARWALIDFTDGERYNRLQKEMFIGNLKSRCGKLGIRMDDPLVCQLAPMRRFSSVEGLENLLKDVVDKARSQSKENLQIIVCVMANKDPGYKFLKWVSETKIGVLTQCCLSSQANKGQDQYLANLCLKINAKLGGSNFELMTKRLPLSYDQEDQMMFIGADVNHPAPNNDSCPSIAAVVGTVNWPAANRYAARVSPQAHRAEKISNFGGMCLDLIKTYTMLNGARPSRIVIFRDGVSEGQFVMVLAEELRDIKSAIYEDHYRPKITLIVVQKRHQTRLFGEGRNDVGPTGNVPPGTVVDTVIVHPIYFDFYLCSHYGGLGTSKPTHYHVLWDENLFTSDQLQELIYDMCFTFARCTKPVSLVPPVYYADLVAYRGRLFQEAAMESQSRFSTSSSHVISSTSLSTAWCDKRLYNLHPELENIMFFV